Proteins encoded by one window of Maliibacterium massiliense:
- a CDS encoding UDP-N-acetylmuramoyl-L-alanyl-D-glutamate--2,6-diaminopimelate ligase: MKLKACLEHVEVAACRGSKTHNIQSLCMDSRAVEQGALFFCIPGGRFDGHAFAKDAAQKGAVALIVEHFIEDVPEEVTQVQVRDVRASMSRIAANFYGNPAQRLRLIAVTGTNGKTSITYMIKAIAEAFGKRVGLLGTIANMIGNQVVPAQLTTPDPIALQKLLYDMVQARVDWVVMEASAHALALRKLQGIIFDVGIFSNLTEDHLDFFGDMETYFAAKRRLFDDGLCRHAVINLDDAYGARMAEGLPIPVTSYGKREGCDVRATEVSSDAQGVSYTATFPQGRQHIDVGIPGAFSVYNSLAAAAACMAMEVPLPVIRVGLHRMPGVHGRCEKLDTQGRDYSIILDYAHTPDGLENILSTVRGFAPARVVAIFGCGGDRDPIKRPIMGEMAGKYADFCIITSDNPRSEDPAAIIAAIEPGVRKTGTPYVVIENRRDAIAYAMDHAQAQDTIVLAGKGHETTQEIAGVKYPFDEKEVVAQLLKARA; encoded by the coding sequence ATGAAATTAAAAGCCTGTTTGGAGCACGTGGAGGTCGCGGCCTGCCGCGGCAGCAAAACCCACAATATACAGAGCCTGTGCATGGATTCGCGCGCGGTGGAGCAGGGGGCGTTGTTCTTTTGCATCCCCGGCGGGCGGTTTGACGGACATGCCTTTGCCAAGGACGCGGCGCAAAAGGGCGCGGTCGCACTGATCGTGGAACACTTTATCGAGGATGTGCCCGAGGAGGTCACCCAGGTGCAAGTCAGGGACGTGCGCGCCTCCATGTCACGCATCGCGGCCAACTTTTACGGCAACCCGGCGCAGCGGCTGCGCCTGATCGCGGTTACGGGTACCAACGGCAAGACCAGCATCACCTACATGATCAAAGCCATTGCCGAGGCGTTCGGCAAGAGGGTGGGGCTGCTGGGCACCATTGCCAACATGATCGGCAACCAGGTGGTGCCCGCCCAGCTGACCACGCCCGATCCCATCGCCCTGCAGAAGCTGCTCTACGATATGGTGCAGGCGCGTGTGGATTGGGTGGTGATGGAGGCCTCCGCCCACGCGCTGGCGCTGCGCAAGCTGCAGGGTATCATCTTTGACGTGGGCATCTTCAGCAACCTGACGGAGGACCACCTGGATTTCTTCGGCGATATGGAGACGTATTTTGCAGCCAAGCGCCGCCTGTTCGACGACGGCCTGTGCCGGCACGCCGTCATCAATCTGGACGACGCATACGGCGCGCGCATGGCCGAAGGGCTGCCCATCCCCGTCACATCCTACGGCAAGCGGGAGGGGTGCGACGTGCGCGCCACAGAGGTGTCCAGCGACGCGCAGGGTGTGTCCTACACTGCCACCTTTCCGCAGGGCAGGCAGCATATCGATGTGGGCATCCCGGGGGCCTTCAGCGTATACAACTCGCTTGCGGCCGCCGCGGCGTGCATGGCCATGGAGGTGCCGCTGCCTGTGATTCGGGTGGGGCTGCACCGCATGCCGGGTGTGCACGGGCGCTGTGAAAAGCTTGATACGCAGGGCAGGGATTACAGCATCATCCTGGATTACGCGCATACGCCCGACGGCCTGGAGAATATCCTCAGTACCGTGCGCGGCTTTGCGCCTGCGCGGGTGGTGGCGATCTTCGGCTGCGGGGGGGATCGCGATCCCATCAAGCGGCCCATCATGGGCGAGATGGCGGGCAAGTACGCGGATTTCTGCATCATCACCAGCGACAATCCCCGCTCGGAGGACCCTGCCGCGATCATCGCGGCCATTGAGCCGGGTGTACGCAAGACGGGCACGCCCTATGTGGTGATTGAGAACCGGCGCGACGCCATCGCCTATGCCATGGACCACGCCCAGGCGCAGGATACCATCGTGCTTGCGGGCAAGGGGCACGAGACCACGCAGGAGATTGCGGGCGTGAAATACCCCTTTGACGAAAAAGAAGTGGTCGCGCAGTTGCTCAAAGCACGCGCGTAA
- the murD gene encoding UDP-N-acetylmuramoyl-L-alanine--D-glutamate ligase: protein MQLQGKKVLVCGMARSGVALARVLLEEGARVRAYDMRPKDQMQSAADALKGWDVDWQLGSDPMTLVSDVDAVFISPGVPIDSPFLERARAQGVPVIGEVELAYRLGHAPIAAVTGTNGKTTTTALLGEILAHTGKKTFVVGNIGTPFISVARDTRPEDCVVAEISSFQMESADTFHPRAAAILNITEDHLNRHGTMDVYIACKARIFECMQGDDVLVLNADDPILCKLAEQARCEVRWFSRKRPVDNGACLLDGNIVLAHGGKKRVLCSAADVYIPGPHNLENAMAASLLAEAMGAQDDVIVQGLRTFKGVEHRLEPAGEVQGVRFVNDSKGTNVDATIKAVEAMTGPTILLLGGYDKGSGFAELYRAFTPHIRAVVALGATRQRVYDDGRAAGFDAITLCDGSFEDAVRMAYHMAQPGDTVLLSPASASFDMFSDYEARGRAFKEIVRRL from the coding sequence ATGCAACTGCAAGGGAAAAAGGTACTGGTCTGCGGCATGGCGCGCAGCGGCGTTGCGCTTGCGCGCGTGCTCTTGGAGGAGGGTGCGCGCGTGCGCGCTTACGATATGCGCCCGAAGGATCAAATGCAAAGCGCGGCAGATGCGCTTAAAGGTTGGGATGTCGACTGGCAGCTGGGCAGCGACCCGATGACGCTGGTATCCGACGTGGATGCGGTGTTTATCAGCCCTGGCGTGCCCATCGACAGCCCTTTTTTAGAGAGAGCGCGCGCCCAGGGCGTGCCTGTAATCGGGGAGGTGGAGCTGGCCTACCGGCTGGGACATGCCCCCATTGCGGCGGTCACGGGCACCAACGGCAAGACGACCACCACGGCGCTGTTGGGTGAGATCCTTGCACATACCGGCAAAAAGACCTTTGTGGTGGGCAACATCGGCACGCCGTTTATCTCGGTGGCGCGCGATACCCGCCCCGAGGACTGCGTGGTGGCGGAGATCTCCAGCTTTCAGATGGAGAGCGCCGATACCTTCCATCCGCGCGCGGCGGCCATCCTCAACATTACGGAGGACCATCTCAACCGCCACGGCACGATGGATGTCTATATTGCGTGCAAGGCGCGTATATTTGAATGTATGCAGGGCGATGACGTGCTCGTCCTCAACGCGGACGACCCGATTCTTTGTAAACTTGCTGAACAAGCGCGCTGTGAGGTGCGTTGGTTCAGCAGGAAAAGGCCGGTTGACAATGGTGCCTGCTTACTGGATGGCAACATTGTGCTGGCACACGGCGGGAAAAAGCGCGTGCTGTGCAGCGCGGCGGACGTCTATATCCCGGGGCCACACAACCTGGAAAACGCCATGGCGGCTAGCCTGTTGGCAGAAGCTATGGGGGCGCAAGACGACGTGATCGTGCAGGGACTGCGCACCTTCAAGGGCGTGGAGCACCGGTTGGAGCCGGCGGGCGAGGTGCAGGGCGTGCGCTTTGTCAACGATTCCAAGGGCACCAATGTGGACGCCACCATCAAGGCGGTGGAGGCCATGACGGGTCCCACCATCCTGCTGCTGGGCGGCTACGACAAGGGCTCCGGCTTTGCAGAGCTGTACCGCGCCTTTACGCCGCACATCCGCGCCGTGGTGGCGCTGGGCGCCACGCGGCAGCGGGTTTACGATGATGGCAGGGCCGCGGGCTTTGACGCCATCACGCTGTGTGACGGCAGCTTTGAGGACGCGGTGCGCATGGCCTATCACATGGCGCAGCCGGGGGATACGGTGCTGCTTTCGCCCGCCAGCGCGAGCTTTGACATGTTCTCGGATTACGAGGCGCGCGGCCGCGCTTTCAAGGAAATTGTGCGCCGATTGTAA
- a CDS encoding penicillin-binding transpeptidase domain-containing protein, whose translation MKKRLPYLMVGITLLFIILLGRIFYLQVFQGVWLRDKAAQQWTRDLVVEPKRGDIVDRNGNVLAQNASAETVVLQPDKITDANLVADKLSAILGMDRQTVYERATKKVSEVWLKRQITDEQAAAIREERLSGVAFVEDTKRFYPRPNFLSQVLGYTSIDGVGQEGLEARYDRYLQGVEGKMVSERSRDGKDLPFGQEYYEAAQDGYTVVSTIDYVIQSYAEKAIEDGMNTTGAKKIEAIVMNPKTGEVLAMAKKPDFDNNSPDRSNIEALNELSRNTMVADVYEPGSTFKMITSCAALEEGIVTPETPFVCTGTILVDGEKIKCWRSYNPHGSEDFQHALRNSCNPVFVQLALKLGTEKLYEYITAFGYGQPTGIDFNGEVSGIVTPVKYVKNVDLARIGFGQSIAVTPIQMITAASAVVNGGNLMQPYLVKELRDSDGTTIKNFDPVVNRRVISEQTSATMRSMMQFVVDDGVVNAQIEGIKVGGKTGTAQKYDENGKIMANKHIASFIGFLPVDDPQLIVLVTVDEASVYGDTGSQIAAPVAKVIMEESYKYLQVQASQNAQTQGSQTGDVIVPNIVGLTPDQAKAEVEKVGLTWVVDGEHSTISAQVPASGARVPAASQVLGYATESAPIARYVLMPDLAGKNIDEANAMLTTLGLQMRASGTGLVSSQSIAPDTQVKVGTTVDIVLKAP comes from the coding sequence ATGAAAAAGAGGTTACCTTACCTGATGGTGGGGATAACCTTACTTTTTATTATCCTGCTGGGACGTATTTTCTATCTGCAGGTGTTCCAGGGCGTGTGGCTGCGCGACAAGGCGGCGCAGCAGTGGACGCGCGACCTGGTGGTGGAGCCCAAGCGGGGGGACATCGTGGACCGCAACGGCAATGTGCTGGCGCAAAACGCGAGCGCCGAGACTGTGGTGCTGCAGCCAGACAAGATTACCGACGCGAACCTGGTGGCCGACAAGCTTTCCGCAATACTGGGCATGGACCGCCAGACGGTCTACGAACGGGCGACCAAAAAGGTATCCGAGGTGTGGCTCAAGCGCCAGATCACCGATGAGCAGGCAGCCGCCATCCGCGAGGAACGCTTGAGCGGCGTGGCCTTTGTGGAGGATACCAAGCGCTTTTATCCGCGGCCCAACTTCCTGTCGCAGGTGCTGGGCTACACCTCCATCGACGGCGTGGGCCAGGAGGGCCTGGAGGCACGCTACGACCGCTATCTGCAGGGCGTGGAGGGCAAGATGGTGTCCGAGCGCAGCCGCGACGGCAAGGACCTACCCTTTGGCCAGGAGTACTACGAGGCGGCGCAGGATGGTTACACCGTGGTCTCTACCATTGATTACGTCATCCAGAGCTATGCGGAAAAGGCCATCGAGGATGGCATGAACACCACGGGGGCAAAAAAAATCGAGGCTATTGTGATGAACCCCAAAACGGGCGAAGTGCTGGCAATGGCCAAAAAGCCGGACTTTGACAACAACAGCCCTGACCGAAGCAACATCGAGGCGCTCAATGAGCTATCGCGCAACACCATGGTGGCCGACGTCTATGAACCAGGTTCCACCTTTAAAATGATCACCTCCTGCGCGGCGCTGGAGGAGGGTATCGTCACCCCGGAGACGCCCTTTGTATGCACGGGCACCATTTTGGTCGATGGGGAGAAGATCAAGTGCTGGCGCTCCTACAATCCCCACGGATCGGAGGACTTTCAGCACGCGCTGCGCAACAGCTGCAACCCTGTCTTTGTCCAGCTGGCGCTGAAGCTGGGCACGGAAAAGCTCTACGAGTACATCACCGCCTTTGGCTACGGGCAGCCCACGGGCATCGATTTCAACGGAGAGGTATCGGGTATTGTCACGCCCGTCAAATACGTCAAGAATGTGGACCTTGCGCGCATCGGTTTTGGCCAGTCCATCGCCGTGACCCCGATCCAGATGATCACCGCGGCCTCGGCCGTGGTCAACGGCGGCAACCTCATGCAGCCCTATCTGGTCAAGGAGCTGCGCGACAGCGACGGTACCACCATCAAAAACTTTGATCCTGTGGTCAACCGCCGCGTCATCTCCGAGCAGACCTCCGCCACCATGCGCAGTATGATGCAGTTTGTGGTGGACGACGGCGTGGTTAACGCGCAAATCGAGGGCATCAAGGTGGGCGGCAAGACCGGCACTGCCCAAAAGTACGACGAAAATGGCAAGATCATGGCCAACAAGCACATCGCCTCGTTTATCGGCTTTCTGCCCGTGGACGATCCGCAGTTGATCGTGCTGGTCACAGTGGATGAGGCCTCCGTCTACGGCGATACGGGCAGCCAGATCGCCGCGCCTGTGGCCAAGGTGATCATGGAGGAATCCTACAAGTACCTGCAGGTGCAGGCCAGCCAGAACGCGCAGACGCAGGGCAGCCAGACGGGCGACGTGATCGTGCCCAACATCGTAGGCCTGACGCCCGACCAGGCAAAGGCCGAGGTGGAGAAGGTGGGCCTTACCTGGGTGGTGGATGGCGAACACAGCACCATCAGCGCGCAGGTGCCCGCCTCGGGCGCGCGCGTGCCCGCCGCAAGCCAGGTGCTGGGCTATGCCACCGAGAGCGCGCCCATCGCGCGCTACGTGCTGATGCCCGACCTTGCGGGCAAGAACATCGACGAGGCAAACGCCATGCTTACCACGCTGGGCCTGCAGATGCGCGCCAGTGGCACGGGGCTGGTGTCTTCCCAGTCCATCGCGCCTGATACGCAGGTAAAGGTAGGCACCACGGTGGATATTGTCTTGAAAGCACCGTAA
- the mraY gene encoding phospho-N-acetylmuramoyl-pentapeptide-transferase, giving the protein MPWLQSVDGVWTLLLAALIALLVGLAVGPVMIPALQKLKCRQTERDDGPQAHLKKSGTPTMGGILIVLAIFVASIICTSGDVEFMLVALLVTVGYGLIGFLDDYIKVVKRRSLGLKAYQKIIAQVGFALILALYAYRNPMIGSKLYVPIVHAEWDLGIWYIPFTVFVVIATTNSVNLTDGLDGLASSVTLIVMATFGVIINAIIAQIAASGASAMDVQNMRNLLAFSGAATGACLAFLRFNRYPAKVFMGDTGSMALGGAVVVISVLTRTMLIVPILGGMFMVSSISDIIQVASYKLRHKRVFKMAPLHHHFELCGMHETRIVWLYVGITLLLALITIFIL; this is encoded by the coding sequence ATGCCGTGGTTACAAAGCGTCGATGGCGTGTGGACCCTACTTCTCGCAGCGCTCATTGCGCTGCTGGTGGGCCTTGCGGTGGGGCCGGTGATGATACCCGCACTGCAAAAGCTCAAATGCCGGCAGACCGAGCGCGACGACGGTCCCCAGGCACACTTAAAAAAGAGCGGCACTCCCACCATGGGCGGCATTTTGATTGTGCTGGCCATCTTTGTGGCGAGCATTATCTGTACCTCGGGTGATGTGGAGTTTATGCTTGTGGCGCTGCTTGTCACGGTGGGCTACGGCCTCATCGGTTTTCTGGATGATTATATCAAGGTGGTCAAGCGCCGCTCCCTGGGCCTGAAGGCGTACCAGAAGATCATCGCCCAGGTGGGCTTTGCGCTGATACTGGCGCTCTACGCCTACCGCAACCCCATGATCGGCTCCAAGCTGTACGTGCCCATTGTGCACGCCGAGTGGGATTTGGGCATCTGGTACATTCCCTTTACGGTATTTGTGGTGATCGCCACCACCAACAGCGTCAACCTGACCGACGGACTGGACGGTCTCGCCTCCAGCGTGACGCTGATTGTGATGGCCACCTTCGGCGTGATCATCAACGCCATCATCGCGCAGATCGCCGCCTCGGGCGCCTCGGCTATGGACGTGCAGAACATGCGCAACCTGCTGGCTTTCAGCGGCGCGGCCACGGGCGCGTGCCTGGCGTTTCTGCGCTTCAACCGTTACCCGGCCAAGGTGTTTATGGGGGATACCGGCTCCATGGCGCTGGGCGGCGCGGTGGTGGTGATATCGGTGCTGACGCGCACCATGCTCATTGTGCCTATTCTGGGCGGCATGTTCATGGTTTCGTCCATTTCGGATATCATCCAGGTAGCCAGCTACAAGCTGCGCCACAAACGCGTCTTTAAGATGGCGCCGTTGCATCATCACTTTGAGCTGTGCGGCATGCACGAGACCAGGATCGTGTGGCTCTATGTGGGCATCACGCTGCTGCTTGCGCTCATCACCATCTTCATCCTGTAA